TATCATAATATCTCTTCCTGCATTATTTTTTGGAAATGCTATAATTTCTCTAATAGAATCGAAACCTGTAAATAAAGCAACCCATCTGTCAAAACCAAAAGCAACTCCACCATGTGGGGGTGCACCATATTTAAAAGCATTCATTAAAAAGCCAAATTGATTTTCTGCTTCTTCTTTTGTAAAACCAAGATGTTTAAACATTTTGTTCTGTAATTCACTATCGTGTATCCTTATTGAACCTCCGCCAATTTCTATACCGTTAATAACAAGGTCATACGCATTTGCCCGAACTTTTTCGGGATGAGTGTTAAACAATTCAATATCTTCAATTTTTGGTGCAGTAAAAGGATGGTGCATTGCATGGAAACGCTTGGTTTCTTCATTCCATTCTAATAACGGGAAATCAACTACCCACAATGGTGCAAATTTTTCATTATTTCTTAAACCGAGCCTCTCTCCCATTTCAAGTCGCAGTTCACATAAGGCACTTAATGTTTGTTTTTTGTTGCCTGCTAATACAAGAAGAAGGTCACCAGGTTTTGCGTTTATTTCTTTAGCCCAGTTATCTAATTTATCAGCTGAGAAAAATTTGTCAACAGAAGATTTAAAACTGCCATCATTATTATATTTTACATAAACTAATCCTTTTGCACCTATTTGTGGTTTTTGAACAAATTTTGTCAGTTTGTCTAATTGTTTACGTGAATAATCAGCACAATTTTCAACACATATTCCTCCAATATATTCTGAATTATCAAAAACCATGAAATTATTTCCTTTAACAATATTGGTTAATTCTTTGATTTTCATTTCAAATCGTATATCAGGTTTATCTGAACCATAATAATTAATGGCATCTTCGTATGATAATTGGGGAAATTTTTCAGCAATTTCAATGTTTTTTATACTCTTAAACAAATGTTTGGCAAGACCCTCAAACATATTAAGCAAATCATCCTGTTCAACAAATGACATTTCGCAATCTATCTGGGTAAATTCAGGTTGTCTGTCAGCTCTAAGGTCTTCATCTCTGAAACATTTAACTATTTGAAAATATCTGTCAAATCCGCCTATCATTAATAACTGTTTAAAAGTTTGCGGAGATTGTGGAAGTGCATAAAATTCGCCTTGATTCATTCTTGATGGTACAACAAAATCTCTGGCACCTTCGGGTGTTGATTTTATTAAACATGGAGTTTCAATCTCAATAAAGTTCTGGGAATCGAAATAATTTCTTACTTCACGACTCATTTTATGCCTTAGTTCTAAACCTTTTTTAATGATATTTCTCCTTAAATCAAGATACCTGAATTTCATTCTTAACTCTTCTCCCCCATCAGTTTCATCTTCAATAGTAAATGGTGGTAATTCTGAACTATTTAATATTTGTAATTCGTTGACAATGATTTCAATATCTCCTGTAGAGATATTTGGATTTTTGTTACTTCTTTCAATTACTTTTCCTTTAATTTTAATAACAAATTCTCTTCCTAATTCTCTTGCTTTATTACAAAGTTCAGGATTAATATTTTCATCAAAAACAAGCTGAGAAATACCGTATCTGTCTCTTAAATCAATAAAAGTCATACCTCCCAAATTACGGATTTTTTGCACCCAGCCCGATAATGTTATAATTTTGTTTATATTTTCTTTTCTTAATTCGTTACAAGTATGAGTTCTATACATAATAAATATATTTTTTATTAATTTGCGAAAATAATAAGATTTTTAAGAATATATTGAGTTTGGTTTAATTTTAAATAATATAAATTATGTTTTCTGATGAATATTTTATGAAACAGGCATTTATTGAAGCCGAAAAAGCATTTAAAAAAAATGAAGTACCCATAGGAGCAGTAATAGTTTATAATAATAAAATAATTGCCAGAGCACATAATTTAACCGAAACACTTAACGATGTTACTGCTCATGCCGAGATGCAGGCATTTACCTCAGCAACTAATCAAACAGGAGGAAAATTTTTATTAGATTGTGTACTTTATGTAACATTAGAACCTTGTGTAATGTGTGCAGGAGCTTCATACTGGACAAGGATTAGTAAAATTGTTTATGGAGCAAGTGATAAAAAAAGAGGTTTTTCAAATATCAGAAAAAATATTTTACATCCTAAAACTATATTGGTTTCAGGAATTATGGAAGAACAATGTTCTGAAATATTAACAGAATTTTTTCGCAAAAAACATGATTAAAAATAGAAAAAAAGGGAGCATGCTCCTTTTTTTAACTATAAGTATTTTTATAGTTTATTATAAAAATCAAGAGCTTCAATTATTTCATTTTCAGAACAATAAGTCTTTATTTTGACATTGCCAATATTTTCTAAAAGAGTAAACATTATTCGGTTATCTTCATTTTTTTTATCATGTTTCATAAAATTGATAATTTGGGTATATTCTGATGGCATTATAGGAAATTTAGAGTATTTTGAAATAATAAAATTCGAAATTTCTTCAAGTTTGTTATAACTAAATCCAAGTTTTTTATATGATAAAAACAATTCAGGAATAATACCGAGAGCAACAGCTTCTCCATGCAGTAATTGTTGATTTTTTGAGAGAGCAAAACTTTCAAAAGCATGTCCAAAAGTATGCCCGAAATTTAAAGCTTTACGTATTCCTTTTTCATAAGGGTCTTTAATTACAATTTGTTTCTTTATATTTATTGATTTTTTTATAATATCTGTTAAACCGGATTTTGATATTGAAAAAATATCAATGTTTTTAATTTCGTTCCAGTGGTTTTCATCAGAAATTAATGCGTGTTTCATCATTTCGGCATAACCGGCAAGAATATTCTTTTTATCAAGTGTTTTTAAAAATATTGTATCTATAATAATATGTACAGAAGGATTAATTAATCCTATTTCATTTTTTAATTTGTTAAAATTAAATCCTGTTTTTCCACCAATTGATGCATCAACTTGTGCAAGTAATGTTGTGGGAATATTAATAAAATCAATTCCTCTTTTAAAAGTTGAAGCAGCAAAGCCTCCAATATCACAAACCATGCCGCCGCCAAGATTAACCAACAATGATTTTCGGTTAGCACCATTATTACTTAAAAAATCCCATATTTTAATAACTGCTTCGATTGATTTATTATCTTCACCACTTTTTATTTTTATTAATAAAATATCTTCATTTTTTATTATTTTTCTTAAAACAGGAAAACAAAATTTATTTGTATTTTCATCAACTAATACAAAAATTTTATTTGTTTCATATTTTTTAATAATATTTCTTGATATAATAAGTTCGTATTTAATAAGGCTAATTTCCATATTATTATTAAATTACTTTTATCTGCAAGTTAAAGTATAATTGCCACTAATTCATGAGTTTGATACAAATTATTTTTATTTGTTCCGGTAAATTAATATTTGATTTTAAATTAGTAAATTCGTGCCGTATAAAAAAGACTTGCAAATTTAAAGGATTAATAAAAAAATTTGTAATTAAATTTGTATAAAAAATATAATTTATAAATTTTGAAATAATATATATATTATGATTATTGAAAATAAAAGGGCAGCAGGAAAAATAAAAATATTGTTTTTATTAATCCCTATTATATTTGTTTTAATTATCACAGCTGCAATAGTTAATAATTTTATTGGATATACATTTTTAATTATTTTAGCAATAATATTTATTTTAATAGTCGCTTTTTTAAGCTATTTGAAGTTATATTATGTTGATTTCAACAATGAAGAAAATAAAATAACAATGAAATATCATTCCTTAGGCCCGGTAGGAGTATCTTATAAAACTATGATAATTCCTCAAAAGTTTTTGGCTAAGTTTGAAATTAAAAAATCCTTTTTTGGAATTAAAAAAGATATTTATTTTTATCAAAAAGTAAAATCAGGAATAGCAAAATACCCTCCTTTAAGTATTACTTTATTTTCAAAAAAAGAAATCCTGAAATTAGAACTATTGTTAAAAGGTAAACAATAAACATATTAATGATCAGTAATGAGTAATAATTCCTTATTATATAAAATTGCTATAAGTCTTATTCCTGGTGTTGGCAGTATTAATGCAAAAAAATTGATTGCATATACAGGTAACGTAGAAAATGTTTTTAAAGCAAAAAGAGGAGAATTACTAAAAATACCAAACATAGGAAAACAATTAGTTGATAAAATTATTAATCAAAAAGTATTACAAAGAGCTGCAGAAGAAATTAAATTTATTGAAAAAAATAATATAAAACCTGTATTTTATTTAGATAAAGATTATCCATTACGTTTGAGTAACTGTTACGATTCTCCAATTCTTTTATATTTAAAAGGCAACATTGATTTAAACCAATTAAAAATATTAAGCATTGTTGGTACAAGAAATGCAACTATCAGAGGAAAAGATATATGTAAAGAATTAATAACAGAACTTAAAAACAATGGACACAATCCAATAATTATCAGCGGCTTAGCATACGGAATTGATGTTTGTGCTCATAAAGCTGCTTTGGATAATAATTTGAATACTGTTGCTGTTTTAGGACACGGATTAGATATATTATATCCTGCTTTACATAAAAAAATTGCCAGAGAAATAGTTAATAAAGGAGCTTTAATAACCGAATTTACCAGTAATTCAATTACTGATAAAAATAATTTTGTTAAAAGAAACCGTATAATAGCCGGATTATCAGATGCTACAATTGTGATTGAATCGGGAATTAAAGGTGGTGCATTAATTACTGCTGATATTGCAAATTCATATAACAGGGATGTATTTGCGGTTCCCGGAAGATTAAATGATACATATTCTGCCGGATGTAATAAATTAATTAAAATAAATAAAGCTGCTTTAATTGAAAGTGCTGCTGATATTGAGTATATATTGGGTTGGGATGTTCAAAAAAAGAAAAATAACATTCAACGAAAATTATTTATTGAATTTAATGATGAAGAAAAAATAATTGTTGGTATTCTAAAAAACAATGGAAAAACCGAAATTGATAAAATATGCTTGCAAAGCCGGTTTACAATCGGTAAAGTATCTGGTATTCTGTTAAACCTTGAATTTTCAGGCATACTTAAATGTTTGCCCGGAAAATCATATGAACTTAATAAAGAAGTTTATATACAGTAAACCAGCCTAACGTTTGGCTAATGTCAATAAGTTAAGGTTTAAATAATTTAACAGATTCCTGCTTTCGCAGGAATGACAGGCAGCAGTGCCTTTTTACAGCTCTTGTCATTCCGCACTTGATGCGGAATCTGTTAACTTATTAACATTGGTCTGACGTCTGGCAGGTTGATTAACAAAGTTTTAAGTTAACAATTTTGCCTATTGCTAATTGTCAATTGTCAACTTTTTTCTTTATCATTGAAATTATAATATATATAAAATAATCAACTATTTATAACCTGTGAACGATTACAAACCATATAACAAAATGCTTTTTATTGATACACATTCACATATTTTTTTGCCTGAATTTGACAACGATAGAAATGAAGTTATAAAAAGAGCTTTTGAAAATGGAATAAAAAAAATTATTTTACCAAATGTTGATAGTTCTACTATTGATCCTTTATTAGCTTTAGAAAAAAAATATCCCAATAATTGTTTTCCTTTGATTGGATTGCATCCCACATCGGTAAAAGAAGGTTTTGAAAGTGAATTAAAAATTGTGAAAAACTGGGTAAATAAAAAAATATTTTATGGAATAGGAGAAATTGGTATAGACTTATATTGGGATAAAACTTACAAAAAGCAACAAATAATTGCTTTTGAAAATCAGATTGAACTAGCAAAAAAAAATAATTTACCTATTATAATTCATTCACGAGAATCGTTTCCTGAGATTTTTAATATAATGGACAATCAAGCTGATAATAATTTAAAAGGAATTTTTCATGCTTTTTCAGGAAATATTGAACAAGCAGAAAAAGCAATATCTTATGGTTTTAAACTCGGTATTGGTGGTATCGTAACATTTAAAAATTCAGGATTAGATAAAGTAATTGAACAAATTAATATTGAAAATTTAGTATTGGAAACCGATTCGCCGTATTTGGCCCCTGTACCAAAAAGAGGAAAAAGAAATGAAAGTTCATACATAATATATATAGCTCAAAAAATTTCAGAAATATTTAAAATAGATATCGAACAAGTAGCTGAAATTACCTCGAAAAATACAATGGAAATTTTTAAATTTGTATAGAGTATATAATATAATTTGGCTATGATATAAAGAAATGTGGAAAAAATGTTCGTTCTCATTTGCAAAGAATAACGGAATATTGGAATAATGGAGTGTTGGAAAGAAACGTGATACTTCCATTTCTCCAATTTTTCATCATTCCAACTCAAAATATTGATAATTTGAATGATAGCTTTTCTATATCCACAATATATTACATTATAGCCTATAATTTATATGATTCATTTTCATAATTTGTTATTAATAATTCTCAGCTATGAAGCAAGAAAATAATATCTCAATATTGATAATTTATACAGGAGGAACAATTGGCATGGTGAAAAACCCTGCCACAGGCTCTTTAACACCTTTTGATTTTGAGCATATTCTAAAACAAGTTCCTGAGCTTAAAAAATTTGGTTATAAACTTGATACATTAACCTTTAACCCGATAATAGATTCATCTAATCTTGAACCGAAATTTTGGGTTAAATTAGTAAATATTATTGCCGATAATTATGAAAAATACAATGGTTTTGTAATTCTTCATGGAACAGATACAATGGCATATTCTGCTTCAGCTTTGAGTTTTATGCTTGAAAATCAAAATAAACCTGTTGTTTTTACCGGTTCTCAATTGCCTGTTGGTGCAATAAGAACTGATGGAAAAGAAAATCTTATAACAGCTATAGAAATTGCAGCATCACAAAAAAATGGACACTCTATAGTGCCTGAAGTATGTATATATTTTGAAAATCAGCTATTTAGAGGAAACAGAACTACAAAACACAACGCTGATTATTTCGATGCATTCAAATCAGAAAATTATCCCGTTTTAGCTGATGTTGGAATTAACATTAAATTTAATTATTCATTTATTCATTGTCCGATTGAAAAAAGAAAATTAAAAACACATACAAAATTTGATGATAATATTGCAATACTTAAAATATTTCCAGGTATTAATGAAAATGTAGTTGATTCTATTTTAAATACCAAAAATTTAAGAGCTGTTGTAATGGAAACATATGGTTCGGGTAATGCACCAACATCAAAATGGTTTATCGAAAAAATAAAAAATGTTATTGATAAAGGAATTATTATTATAAATGTTACACAATGTCAGGCAGGTAATGTAGATATGGGAAAATATGAAACCAGTATTGATTTGTTCAAAGCAGGTGTAGTAAACGGATATGATATAACAACAGAGGCTGCCATTACTAAAATAATGCTTCTATTAGGACAGGATTTAACAAATGAAAAAATTATAAAAAACTTAAAAAAATCAATAAGTGGTGAAATTAATTTATAATTCAGAAAAATGTTTCAATTATTTTTATTATTTTGTCAGCCTTAATTAATAGTTATTTGAAAAGTTTTTCCAGGAGAGGTGGCCGAGCGGTTTAAGGCGCACGCCTGGAAAGCGTGTATCTTGTGTGAAACGGGATCGAGGGTTCGAATCCCTCCCTCTCCGCAAGGCAAAAATCTAAGTCAGTAAGTTTGATATTAAACCGAAAATTTAAGATTTAATAAAAACATTTTAAATAACTATGAAAATAATTTTTGTTTAATAATCTAATTTTTATATTTTCGTTATTAATTAATTTAATAAAAAAAACAGACATGAAAAAACTATTTGCATTATTTACTATTTTTGGAATGCTTACTTTTGGAGCATCAAATTTGATTATTGCCCAGGAGGAAACAGAAGCAACAGATGAAACTACTGAAGCAATAGTAGATTCAACAGAAACTGAAGAGGTAGCAGATTCAACAGTAGCAGTTGAAGAAACAGCAGTTGAAGAAGAAACCGAAGAGGTAATTGTTGAAGAAGACAAAACTTTACACAAACAAATCAAGCAAAAATTTATTGAAGGTAATGCCGGATTTATGGGCGTTGTATTACTTGCATTGGTTTTTGGTTTAGCATTAGCTATTGAAAGGATTATTTATCTTAATCTTGCTTCAACAAATACTGAAAAATTATTAACAGGAGTTGAAGATGCTTTAAGTTCTGGCGGTATTGACGCAGCAAAAGAAATATGCAGAAATACAAGAGGTCCTGTTGCAAGTATTTTTTATCAGGGACTTGACAGATTCGATGAAGGACTTGAAGTTGTTGAAAAATCTGTTGTATCATATGGTAGTGTACAAATGGGATTGTTAGAAAGAAATCTTACTTGGATAGCTTTATTTATTGCACTTGCTCCAATGCTTGGTTTCATGGGAACAGTTATCGGTATGATCGGGGCGTTTGATTCAATTCAGGCTGCAGGCGATATCAGTCCTTCATTAGTGGCAGGTGGTATTAAGGTTGCTTTAATTACGACTGTATCGGGTTTGATAGTTGCAATGATACTTCAGGTATTTTATAACTATATTGTTTCAAAAATTGATGGTATTGTTAATAACATGGAAGATGCATCAATTTCATTACTTGATATTTTAACTAAATATAAAAAATAATAATTATGGACAGTACAATAAGTAGAATTATAACAATAATCTCAATTGTATTAATGGGTGTTTCAGCTTTGCTTGGATTGTTGTTTTATATTGGTGTTATTACTGAAGAACCATTTATTATATGGGCTTATATTTTAGTTGGAACTGGTGCAATTGCTATTCTTGTATTTTCAGTAATGAATATATTTAGTAACAAAAAAGCTGCAAAAGGAAGTTTAATAGGTTTATTATTTGTTGCAGTATTACTATTTATATCATATTTATTAGCATCAGATGAAATACTAATATTTATGGGTTCTGAACAATTCTTCGAAGAAGGAGGAGCAATAAGCCCAAATACTTTTTCCAAATTAGTTGGAACAGGTATTTACTCAATGTATGTTTTATTTGTTTTAGCATTTGCAAGTGCTATTTATGTTGAAATAGCAAGCTTTTTTAAATAATCGAACAAGACTATTTGATTTAGCTTTTTTAACTTTTAAAATTCTTAATTTATGGCAAGAAAAGAATTAGGTGAAATAAATGCAGGCTCAATGGCAGATATTGCATTTCTGTTATTGATATTTTTCCTTGTTACTACAACAATGGATGTTGATTCTGGTATTTCCAGAAAATTACCTCCAATGCCTGACAAAGACCAACAAGATGATAGCGAAGACAAAATTAAAGAACGTAATGTTTTCGTTGTTTTAATTAATAAAAATGACCAGTTGCTGGTTGAAGGTGAAGTAATGAATGTAAAAATGCTTCGCAAAAAAGCAAAAGAATTCATTGAAAACCCGGCTAATAAAAGCCATTTACCACAGAAAAAAGAAATTGAAGTACCGTATTTTGGTAAAGTTATGGTTAGTAAAGGGATAATATCATTACAAAACGACAGGGGAACATCATACGGGATGTATATTACTGTTCAAAATGAACTTGCTGCTGCATATAATGAATTACGGAATGAATTATCATTTCGAACATTTGGAAGAAAATACAACGAGTTAACAGAAGAAAAACAAAAAGCAATAAAAAAAGTTTTTCCCCAGAAAATTTCAGAAGCAGAACCTAAAAATATTGGAGGATAATAATTATGGCAAAATTTCGAAGAAAAGGCAAAGGTGGTTCTCCGGCAATTAATACAGCCTCACTCCCTGATATTGTATTTATGTTACTGTTCTTTTTTATGGTAACTACAGTAATGAGAGAAGTAACAATGAAAGTAGAGCAAAAGCTCCCTAATGCTACTGAGGTACAAAAACTGGAAAAAAAATCACTCGTTAGTTACATATATATAGGAGAACCAAAAGGTGCATTTCAGGCGATATATGGTACAGAACCACGTATTCAGCTAAATGACCAGTTCAGCAAAGTTTCTGATATTCAGGATTACATTTCGAGTGAACGAGAGGCAAGAGAAGAAGCAGAAATACCTTATTTGACAACTTCATTAAAAGTTGATCGTTATACAAAAATGGGGATAATTACTGATATTAAACAAGAATTACGAAAAGCAAGTGCTTTAAAAATAAATTATTCATGTCTTAAAGGCGATGCTTTACAAAATTGATATAATTGTTTATATATATTAAAAAAGGAGCAAATAAATTTGCTCCTTTTTTTATTTATTCACGAAATCATAAATTTTTCTTTATTTTCGCAAGTTTTTTTATTAAATTTGATATAAATAATCTAATATAAAAAAACATTCCCATGAAAAACATATTAGTACCTATTGATTTCTCAGAAGATTCAATAAATGCTCTTGAATTTGCAATTAATATTGCAAATAAATTTAATGCAAATATTAGGATGCTCCATGTTAAAAGTAAATATTCAAATTATGAATCAACTTATAATTTTAAAAATTATAATAATATTTTAAATAATTCAATAAAAGATTATTTTGAAATTAAACTTAAAAATTATAAAAATAAATTAAACGGTAAACTTGATTATAAAATTAGAGATGGCAAAATTTACCGTGAAATAACTAATCAGGCAAAATATGATGATGCAGAATTAATAGTAATGGGAACACATGGCGTTTCAGGATTTGAAGAACTTTGGGTTGGAAGTAATGCTTATAGGGTAGTTACAAATGCTACATGTCCGGTAGTAACAATAAGAAATGATTTTAAAAATAAAGAAATAAAAAAAATAGTTCTTCCGATAGATACAACTGAAGAAACAAGACAAAAAGTTCCTTTTATATCATTATTAGCAAAAGCATTTGATGCTGAAATATTTGTTGTTACAGTTCGTGAAAGCGAAATACCTGATATTATAAAAAAACTTACACAGTATTCCGAACAAGTAATTGAATATATTTCAAACAAAGGTATAAAATGTCAGTCATATAGTTTAGTTGGTACTAATATTACAGATATTACTATTGATTATGCATTAAAAATTGAAGCCGATTTAATTGCTGCAATGACAGAACAAACAGAAAATCCTAAAAATATATTTCTTGGTGCTTATGCACAACAAATGGTTAATCATTCCACAATACCTGTTATCAGCCTTAGGCCTGCTTAGATTAAAATATTTTATTCGTTTTTAAGAAAATATCTTAATCGTAAATAATAAGAATTTAATATAAAGTTTGTACACGTGAAACACATTATATTATATATTTATTTTATGATTTTTTTTATTCTATTTAGTAATGCTCAGGAATTATACAAAATAGAATATCAAAATGATTTTTTCTATTATCTTCAGAATGATAATAATGTTTTTGGTAAAGTAAATATCTATCAGGACACATCCATACATTTTTTAATTAATAAACATATAAGGATAAACGAAAAACAAAAAGGAATTCCTGACGGATATCGAATACAGATATTTTCAGGTTCAGGATATAATGCAAGAAATGATGCAAATGCAGCTAAAGAAAAACTTATTGAAAAATTTCCAGATTTCCCTTATAATCAAATTTATAGTGTTTATCAACCCCCATTTTTTAAAGTGCGTATTGGCAATTACCGCAACAAACACGAATCTCTAATAATTCATAAAAAATTATTAAGAGAATTCCCAAATTCCTATTTAGTAAAAGGTAGAATAAAATATCCGGAATTAGATTAAATATTTACGGTACTACCATTATTTTAGTGGATAATATTATTAAAGTCAGAAGTCGGGAGTTCGAAGTTTTTTTTAATAGCTTCGAACTTCCATTTCTCATTAAATTCGTGGTAGAACCATATAAATAATTAAATTTTTGTTAACTGATTAGATACATTTTATTATTTTGTTAAAAGTTATTAAACATTTTATTATTATTATAAAATAATCTTGATATTTGTCCTTAATTAAAATTCTGTTATAATCATTATATTGTAATGAGCGACCAAATTAAACACAAATGTGGTATAGC
The genomic region above belongs to Bacteroidales bacterium and contains:
- the aspS gene encoding aspartate--tRNA ligase, translated to MYRTHTCNELRKENINKIITLSGWVQKIRNLGGMTFIDLRDRYGISQLVFDENINPELCNKARELGREFVIKIKGKVIERSNKNPNISTGDIEIIVNELQILNSSELPPFTIEDETDGGEELRMKFRYLDLRRNIIKKGLELRHKMSREVRNYFDSQNFIEIETPCLIKSTPEGARDFVVPSRMNQGEFYALPQSPQTFKQLLMIGGFDRYFQIVKCFRDEDLRADRQPEFTQIDCEMSFVEQDDLLNMFEGLAKHLFKSIKNIEIAEKFPQLSYEDAINYYGSDKPDIRFEMKIKELTNIVKGNNFMVFDNSEYIGGICVENCADYSRKQLDKLTKFVQKPQIGAKGLVYVKYNNDGSFKSSVDKFFSADKLDNWAKEINAKPGDLLLVLAGNKKQTLSALCELRLEMGERLGLRNNEKFAPLWVVDFPLLEWNEETKRFHAMHHPFTAPKIEDIELFNTHPEKVRANAYDLVINGIEIGGGSIRIHDSELQNKMFKHLGFTKEEAENQFGFLMNAFKYGAPPHGGVAFGFDRWVALFTGFDSIREIIAFPKNNAGRDIMIDSPSNISDEQLKELSLKVICNSSQALDS
- a CDS encoding MotA/TolQ/ExbB proton channel family protein, whose translation is MKKLFALFTIFGMLTFGASNLIIAQEETEATDETTEAIVDSTETEEVADSTVAVEETAVEEETEEVIVEEDKTLHKQIKQKFIEGNAGFMGVVLLALVFGLALAIERIIYLNLASTNTEKLLTGVEDALSSGGIDAAKEICRNTRGPVASIFYQGLDRFDEGLEVVEKSVVSYGSVQMGLLERNLTWIALFIALAPMLGFMGTVIGMIGAFDSIQAAGDISPSLVAGGIKVALITTVSGLIVAMILQVFYNYIVSKIDGIVNNMEDASISLLDILTKYKK
- a CDS encoding universal stress protein; amino-acid sequence: MKNILVPIDFSEDSINALEFAINIANKFNANIRMLHVKSKYSNYESTYNFKNYNNILNNSIKDYFEIKLKNYKNKLNGKLDYKIRDGKIYREITNQAKYDDAELIVMGTHGVSGFEELWVGSNAYRVVTNATCPVVTIRNDFKNKEIKKIVLPIDTTEETRQKVPFISLLAKAFDAEIFVVTVRESEIPDIIKKLTQYSEQVIEYISNKGIKCQSYSLVGTNITDITIDYALKIEADLIAAMTEQTENPKNIFLGAYAQQMVNHSTIPVISLRPA
- the aroB gene encoding 3-dehydroquinate synthase, with protein sequence MEISLIKYELIISRNIIKKYETNKIFVLVDENTNKFCFPVLRKIIKNEDILLIKIKSGEDNKSIEAVIKIWDFLSNNGANRKSLLVNLGGGMVCDIGGFAASTFKRGIDFINIPTTLLAQVDASIGGKTGFNFNKLKNEIGLINPSVHIIIDTIFLKTLDKKNILAGYAEMMKHALISDENHWNEIKNIDIFSISKSGLTDIIKKSINIKKQIVIKDPYEKGIRKALNFGHTFGHAFESFALSKNQQLLHGEAVALGIIPELFLSYKKLGFSYNKLEEISNFIISKYSKFPIMPSEYTQIINFMKHDKKNEDNRIMFTLLENIGNVKIKTYCSENEIIEALDFYNKL
- a CDS encoding nucleoside deaminase, producing the protein MFSDEYFMKQAFIEAEKAFKKNEVPIGAVIVYNNKIIARAHNLTETLNDVTAHAEMQAFTSATNQTGGKFLLDCVLYVTLEPCVMCAGASYWTRISKIVYGASDKKRGFSNIRKNILHPKTILVSGIMEEQCSEILTEFFRKKHD
- a CDS encoding biopolymer transporter ExbD; amino-acid sequence: MAKFRRKGKGGSPAINTASLPDIVFMLLFFFMVTTVMREVTMKVEQKLPNATEVQKLEKKSLVSYIYIGEPKGAFQAIYGTEPRIQLNDQFSKVSDIQDYISSEREAREEAEIPYLTTSLKVDRYTKMGIITDIKQELRKASALKINYSCLKGDALQN
- a CDS encoding SPOR domain-containing protein gives rise to the protein MKHIILYIYFMIFFILFSNAQELYKIEYQNDFFYYLQNDNNVFGKVNIYQDTSIHFLINKHIRINEKQKGIPDGYRIQIFSGSGYNARNDANAAKEKLIEKFPDFPYNQIYSVYQPPFFKVRIGNYRNKHESLIIHKKLLREFPNSYLVKGRIKYPELD
- the dprA gene encoding DNA-processing protein DprA; the encoded protein is MSNNSLLYKIAISLIPGVGSINAKKLIAYTGNVENVFKAKRGELLKIPNIGKQLVDKIINQKVLQRAAEEIKFIEKNNIKPVFYLDKDYPLRLSNCYDSPILLYLKGNIDLNQLKILSIVGTRNATIRGKDICKELITELKNNGHNPIIISGLAYGIDVCAHKAALDNNLNTVAVLGHGLDILYPALHKKIAREIVNKGALITEFTSNSITDKNNFVKRNRIIAGLSDATIVIESGIKGGALITADIANSYNRDVFAVPGRLNDTYSAGCNKLIKINKAALIESAADIEYILGWDVQKKKNNIQRKLFIEFNDEEKIIVGILKNNGKTEIDKICLQSRFTIGKVSGILLNLEFSGILKCLPGKSYELNKEVYIQ
- a CDS encoding TatD family hydrolase, coding for MLFIDTHSHIFLPEFDNDRNEVIKRAFENGIKKIILPNVDSSTIDPLLALEKKYPNNCFPLIGLHPTSVKEGFESELKIVKNWVNKKIFYGIGEIGIDLYWDKTYKKQQIIAFENQIELAKKNNLPIIIHSRESFPEIFNIMDNQADNNLKGIFHAFSGNIEQAEKAISYGFKLGIGGIVTFKNSGLDKVIEQINIENLVLETDSPYLAPVPKRGKRNESSYIIYIAQKISEIFKIDIEQVAEITSKNTMEIFKFV
- a CDS encoding asparaginase, with protein sequence MKQENNISILIIYTGGTIGMVKNPATGSLTPFDFEHILKQVPELKKFGYKLDTLTFNPIIDSSNLEPKFWVKLVNIIADNYEKYNGFVILHGTDTMAYSASALSFMLENQNKPVVFTGSQLPVGAIRTDGKENLITAIEIAASQKNGHSIVPEVCIYFENQLFRGNRTTKHNADYFDAFKSENYPVLADVGINIKFNYSFIHCPIEKRKLKTHTKFDDNIAILKIFPGINENVVDSILNTKNLRAVVMETYGSGNAPTSKWFIEKIKNVIDKGIIIINVTQCQAGNVDMGKYETSIDLFKAGVVNGYDITTEAAITKIMLLLGQDLTNEKIIKNLKKSISGEINL
- a CDS encoding biopolymer transporter ExbD → MARKELGEINAGSMADIAFLLLIFFLVTTTMDVDSGISRKLPPMPDKDQQDDSEDKIKERNVFVVLINKNDQLLVEGEVMNVKMLRKKAKEFIENPANKSHLPQKKEIEVPYFGKVMVSKGIISLQNDRGTSYGMYITVQNELAAAYNELRNELSFRTFGRKYNELTEEKQKAIKKVFPQKISEAEPKNIGG